One Cohnella candidum genomic region harbors:
- the uraH gene encoding hydroxyisourate hydrolase, producing the protein MSGRLTTHVLDISAGRPAAGLRLQLFALDEEGAPLLLRDVRTNADGRLDEPLLEGADKGNGLYEILFWVGDYFGSGDGEAGDPFLDWVPVRFRIADGNAHYHVPLLVAPGGYSTYRGS; encoded by the coding sequence ATGAGCGGGCGATTGACGACGCACGTGCTGGACATTTCGGCGGGCCGTCCCGCCGCGGGACTGCGGCTGCAGTTGTTCGCGCTTGACGAGGAAGGCGCCCCGCTGTTGCTGCGGGACGTGCGGACGAACGCGGACGGCCGCCTTGACGAACCGCTGCTGGAAGGGGCGGACAAAGGGAACGGCTTGTACGAGATTTTGTTTTGGGTTGGCGATTATTTCGGGAGCGGAGACGGCGAGGCCGGAGACCCGTTTCTCGACTGGGTTCCGGTGCGGTTTCGGATCGCGGACGGAAACGCCCACTATCACGTTCCGCTCCTGGTCGCGCCGGGCGGATACAGCACTTACCGGGGGAGCTGA